In Verrucomicrobiota bacterium, one genomic interval encodes:
- a CDS encoding nucleotide sugar dehydrogenase, which yields MNIAIIGLGYVGLPLCLQFARSGVNVLGLDIDSRKIESLNAGRSYIEHIPAAAIQEQLAAGRFKSSTDFSGIRDVGAVIICVPTPLNKNREPDISYILNSGEAILPHLHKGLLVVLESTTYPGTTDEDLRAVLERGGLKAGADFHLAFSPEREDPGNPNSIVAQIPKVVGGFTPECQRRATELYGKAIKTIVPVSSCRAAEATKLLENIFRGVNIALVNELKQVYAAMGIDVWEVINAAKTKPFGYMPFYPGPGLGGHCIPIDPFYLTWKAREYGQNTKFIELAGEVNTAMPMYVVHRTQEALNSKKKAINGSRILIVGLAYKPNVDDDRESPSYILLDLFKERGAAMSYFDPHVPVIRPSREHGHWAGTKSVAWTRETIASFDVVVISTNHKKANNQELADWAQCIVDTRNAMAEVKVAPGKVWKA from the coding sequence ATGAACATTGCCATCATCGGTCTGGGTTACGTCGGGCTTCCTCTCTGCCTCCAGTTCGCGCGCTCGGGCGTGAACGTGCTCGGGCTCGACATCGACTCGCGCAAGATCGAGTCGCTCAACGCCGGGCGCAGCTACATCGAGCACATCCCCGCGGCCGCCATCCAGGAACAACTCGCCGCGGGGCGCTTCAAGTCGTCGACGGATTTCAGCGGCATCCGCGACGTCGGGGCGGTCATCATCTGCGTGCCCACGCCGCTCAACAAGAACCGCGAGCCGGACATCAGCTACATCCTCAACTCCGGCGAGGCCATCCTGCCGCACTTGCACAAGGGCCTGCTCGTCGTGCTCGAATCCACCACGTATCCCGGCACGACGGACGAGGACCTTCGCGCCGTGCTTGAGCGCGGCGGCCTGAAGGCGGGCGCGGATTTCCATCTCGCGTTCTCGCCCGAGCGCGAAGACCCGGGCAACCCAAACAGCATCGTGGCGCAGATCCCGAAGGTCGTCGGCGGCTTTACGCCCGAATGCCAGCGGCGCGCGACCGAGCTTTACGGCAAGGCCATCAAGACCATCGTGCCCGTGAGTTCCTGCCGCGCGGCCGAGGCGACGAAGCTTTTGGAAAACATCTTCCGTGGCGTGAACATCGCGCTGGTGAACGAGCTCAAGCAGGTTTACGCCGCCATGGGCATTGACGTGTGGGAAGTCATCAACGCCGCGAAGACCAAGCCGTTCGGATACATGCCCTTCTATCCCGGCCCCGGCCTCGGCGGGCACTGCATCCCGATCGACCCGTTCTACCTCACGTGGAAGGCGCGCGAATACGGGCAGAACACGAAGTTCATCGAACTCGCCGGCGAGGTGAACACCGCGATGCCGATGTATGTGGTGCACCGCACGCAGGAGGCGCTCAACTCGAAGAAGAAGGCCATCAACGGCTCCCGCATCCTCATCGTCGGCCTCGCCTACAAGCCGAACGTGGACGACGACCGCGAGTCGCCGAGCTACATCCTGCTCGACCTCTTCAAGGAGCGCGGCGCGGCGATGAGCTACTTCGACCCGCACGTGCCGGTCATCCGCCCCAGCCGCGAGCACGGCCACTGGGCAGGAACCAAGTCCGTCGCGTGGACCCGCGAAACCATCGCGTCGTTCGATGTCGTCGTGATTTCAACGAACCACAAGAAGGCGAACAACCAGGAGCTCGCCGACTGGGCGCAGTGCATCGTGGACACCCGCAACGCGATGGCCGAGGTGAAGGTTGCGCCGGGGAAGGTGTGGAAGGCGTGA
- a CDS encoding redoxin domain-containing protein: MRSQTSHPLNSRLHHRPCPDSFAPRLNPRPDAAVHTRAMKKLIASFAAVSFAIAPVVLRADEPVKQVGAKPAKPAAEALKVGQAAPDFRIKDSTGKEINLADLSAKGPVLVRLTCGCLGCDKELPYFQALNEAYKAQGLVSLAVFKEPDTKVESYVKEKKIDMLYAVDTKGASWDVWKTKTMPSNFLIEKGGKIAAISTGCDPSGMIAKRLSDKAANLVGGESVDVKSKVDVARQNKPEPKK, encoded by the coding sequence ATGAGAAGCCAAACCTCACACCCGTTGAATTCGCGATTGCACCACCGCCCGTGCCCCGATAGCTTCGCCCCACGACTGAATCCCCGGCCCGATGCCGCCGTCCATACTCGTGCCATGAAAAAGCTCATCGCCTCCTTCGCCGCCGTCTCTTTCGCCATTGCCCCCGTCGTGCTCCGCGCCGACGAGCCGGTGAAGCAGGTGGGCGCCAAGCCCGCCAAGCCCGCCGCCGAGGCGCTCAAGGTCGGCCAAGCCGCGCCCGACTTCCGCATCAAGGACTCCACCGGCAAGGAGATCAATCTCGCCGACCTCAGCGCGAAAGGCCCCGTGCTCGTTCGCCTCACGTGCGGCTGCCTCGGCTGCGACAAGGAACTGCCCTACTTTCAGGCGCTCAACGAGGCTTACAAGGCGCAGGGTCTGGTGAGCCTCGCGGTCTTCAAGGAGCCCGACACCAAGGTTGAGTCCTACGTGAAGGAAAAGAAGATCGACATGCTTTACGCCGTGGACACCAAGGGCGCGAGCTGGGACGTGTGGAAGACCAAGACCATGCCGAGCAACTTCCTCATCGAAAAAGGCGGCAAGATCGCGGCCATCTCGACCGGCTGCGACCCCAGCGGCATGATCGCCAAGCGCCTTTCCGACAAAGCCGCCAACCTCGTCGGCGGTGAATCCGTGGACGTGAAATCCAAGGTCGACGTCGCCCGCCAGAACAAGCCGGAGCCGAAGAAGTAG